The Longimicrobiales bacterium DNA segment GGCATCACGCGTGGCGGTTGGCGCAAGGCATACCCACGACGACTACGCCTGCTGCGGCTCCTCGGCCTGGATCACCGCCGCGATCTCTCGAATGTCCACCTCGGGCGCATCCACGATCTCCAGGTACTGCCTCGTCAGCTCCTCCGCCTCGTCCAGCGTCGACAGCTCCACGATCACGTAGCCGCCGATCAGCTCCTTGGACTCGGTGAACGGCCCATCCATCGCGCTCAGGCCGCCCTTGACCCGGCGCAGCCGGCGCCCACGTGCGCTGGAACGCATCGCCACGGTCACCAGGTGCACCCCCGTTCGCGTGGAGTCCTCGATCAGCGCATCGAGATCGCGCTGCTGCTCCGGCGACAGCGGCCGCTCCGCTTCGGTCGCCGATGTCGCCTTGCGAAGCGCCATGTAGCGACGCGTACGCTGTCCCGCCGGCTTCTCCATCACACCGAGATCCCACGGCTCCGTAACCGGCCGGATGTCGAACTCCGCTTCACCGACCACTTCTGCATAGCGCGCTGCCCAGTCGACTGCGTCGTCGATCGACTCGACGCTCAGAATGCTGAAGCCCGCAGGCAGCTCGTTGCGGCCCTGGAACGGGCCCGGCGTCACCGTCCGCGTGCCGGCCGCGTAGCTCAGTCGCACGCCCTCGCTGCTCGGCCGCAGACCCTCGCCGCCACGAAGCACGCCACGGCGCGCAAGCTCGCCAACCATGCTGCCGACCTGCATTACGACCTCTTCCGAAGGCAGTGCGCCCGTTTCCCAGTGCGCATCCGTCTTGTGCATGATGATGTATGTCATGTCAGCTCCATGAATTCGTGATGGACCGCCCGAACAGGTGCGCTCGCGCGTGGATCAGTGACGCGCGCGCCACGGCAGCAACGCCCGCAGCCGCGCATCGCGCAGCAGCAGTCCGCCCCAGATGAACGCACCAAGGTAGACCGGAAACAGAACGTGCGAGAAGAGCGGATCGAGAATCCGCACATGCGTCGCGACCGCGCCGCCCAGGTATCCCGTGAGCAGGATCGCGCCGAGCACAGCCGTCCGCGGCGCTGCATACAGCAGTGTGCCGACCAGCAGCGTTACACCGAGCGGCAGCATCGTGGCCGGTGGATAGCCGAGCAGCTCGGCACCTTCGACGACGGGCTGCAGCATCAGCACCTTGGCGAGCGCGTCCACGGCGAGAAACGCGATCGCAAGGCCGCTCAGTACGCGGCCGGTGATGCGCGCGCCGCGGCCGGTCTCGACGGCCACGGCGAACGGCGCAGGGGCGGGCACGGGGCGCTCCAGTGTGCTTTGCATGGCGGGGCTCCTTCGGTTCGGTCCGTGTTGGCGCCGCCGGATTGCGACGCTCGATGGGGCGACGAACGGAGCCGCACGCGGATCGACATGACGGATTAAGGTACGCTTGGAGCCGTTTTCAGGGCGTCGCCGCGGCGTGGCCGATCAGGCGGCGGGCCGGGAACGGCAGCACCCGGATCGTGTAGACTGCGCGTCGCTTTTCTCTGACCGGCCGTCGCTCATGAGTGCGTCACTGACATTTCACCATTTCTGCGAGTGAAGCGCGAGGCGTCTCCCGGTCGTCTGTGCCCGGGGCGCAGGGCGCCCCGGCACGTATGCCGCTGGTCGGCGGTGCTGCGGGTCACCCTGCTGGTGCTGCTCACGTATGCCTGCGTCCGGGTCGGAGAGCCGCTGGCGGGCCGGCTCGACAGCGGTGGTGGCAATGATGCGCAGCCTGATCCTGTGTTACGTCAGCGCGTCGCACCGGCCGTCGTCAGCAGCCTGGACGTGGTGACTCCCGTCGTCGACGAGATCACGGCGCGGCTGCACGCGCTCGAGGTGCTGCACGGTGAGGCGACGTACTACGCGGACCGGTTCGAGGGGCGACGCACCGCCAGCGGGGTTAGCTTCCGACAGAGTGAGCCGT contains these protein-coding regions:
- a CDS encoding YciI family protein, with amino-acid sequence MTYIIMHKTDAHWETGALPSEEVVMQVGSMVGELARRGVLRGGEGLRPSSEGVRLSYAAGTRTVTPGPFQGRNELPAGFSILSVESIDDAVDWAARYAEVVGEAEFDIRPVTEPWDLGVMEKPAGQRTRRYMALRKATSATEAERPLSPEQQRDLDALIEDSTRTGVHLVTVAMRSSARGRRLRRVKGGLSAMDGPFTESKELIGGYVIVELSTLDEAEELTRQYLEIVDAPEVDIREIAAVIQAEEPQQA
- a CDS encoding DoxX family protein, whose product is MQSTLERPVPAPAPFAVAVETGRGARITGRVLSGLAIAFLAVDALAKVLMLQPVVEGAELLGYPPATMLPLGVTLLVGTLLYAAPRTAVLGAILLTGYLGGAVATHVRILDPLFSHVLFPVYLGAFIWGGLLLRDARLRALLPWRARH
- a CDS encoding septal ring lytic transglycosylase RlpA family protein codes for the protein MLRVTLLVLLTYACVRVGEPLAGRLDSGGGNDAQPDPVLRQRVAPAVVSSLDVVTPVVDEITARLHALEVLHGEATYYADRFEGRRTASGVSFRQSEPFAAHRTLPFGTVVRVINERNGRSVVVRVVDRGPWGSIAKRRNTIIDLSRSAAEQLGYIRAGRTPVRVEVLLMGSG